In one Lolium rigidum isolate FL_2022 chromosome 3, APGP_CSIRO_Lrig_0.1, whole genome shotgun sequence genomic region, the following are encoded:
- the LOC124694459 gene encoding ethylene-responsive transcription factor ERF026-like, translating into MERDGQDANVALLPGRRARADTRHPVYRGIRFRGGKWVSEIREPGKSSRIWLGTYRTPEMAAAAYDVAALALRGAEAAGPALNFPYEALSRPAPVSRAPDDIRAAATAAAAAMVDGAGNLQVADSACSGAGDQRRVVDVDDVFEMPRLLASMAEGLMMSPPRLGAAPVEAEDEHGMSLWEHC; encoded by the coding sequence ATGGAGCGAGACGGCCAGGACGCGAACGTGGCGTTGCTGCCGGGGAGGCGCGCACGCGCTGACACCCGCCACCCGGTGTACCGCGGCATCCGGTTCCGCGGCGGCAAGTGGGTGTCGGAGATCAGAGAGCCGGGCAAGTCCAGCAGGATCTGGCTGGGAACGTACCGGACGCCGGAGATGGCTGCCGCCGCGTACGACGTCGCCGCATTGGCGCTGAGGGGcgccgaggccgccggccccgcgcTCAACTTCCCCTACGAGGCACTGTCGCGCCCAGCGCCGGTCTCGCGCGCGCCGGACGACATCAGAGCGGCCGCCACGGCCGCTGCGGCGGCCATGGTGGACGGTGCCGGGAATTTGCAGGTGGCTGATAGCGCCTGTTCTGGGGCGGGTGATCAGCGGCGCGTGGTGGACGTGGACGACGTGTTCGAGATGCCGCGGCTGCTGGCGAGCATGGCGGAGGGGCTGATGATGAGCCCGCCGAGGCTGGGCGCGGCGCCGGTGGAGGCGGAAGACGAGCACGGCATGAGCTTGTGGGAACACTGCTGA